A DNA window from Porphyromonadaceae bacterium W3.11 contains the following coding sequences:
- the frr gene encoding ribosome recycling factor — protein MKDVATILKETKSSMKETISFLDEKLSKVRAGKANPKLLDDIKVMYYGNMTPLSNVANVTVPDAKTIIVTPWEKSIIKDIEKAIIDSDLGIMPENNGELIRIGIPPLTEDRRKELVKIVKSEAETAKISIRNARRDANDALKKSVKDGLPEDAAKGAEGDVQKLHDEYVKKLDEIFMNKEKEIMTV, from the coding sequence ATGAAAGATGTAGCTACGATATTAAAAGAGACAAAGAGCTCAATGAAAGAAACTATTAGTTTTCTTGATGAGAAGCTATCAAAAGTAAGAGCTGGTAAGGCTAATCCTAAGTTGCTCGATGATATAAAGGTCATGTATTATGGAAATATGACCCCATTGAGTAACGTGGCCAATGTTACTGTACCAGATGCCAAAACAATTATCGTTACTCCTTGGGAAAAGAGTATCATCAAGGATATCGAGAAGGCCATCATAGACTCTGACCTAGGCATTATGCCAGAAAATAATGGAGAATTAATCCGTATAGGTATCCCACCGCTAACAGAGGATCGTCGTAAGGAGCTTGTGAAGATAGTGAAGAGTGAAGCCGAGACGGCTAAGATCAGTATCCGTAATGCTCGTCGTGATGCTAATGATGCACTTAAGAAGAGTGTCAAAGATGGTCTGCCTGAGGATGCAGCTAAAGGAGCAGAAGGTGATGTTCAGAAACTTCATGATGAATATGTCAAGAAGTTGGATGAAATATTCATGAACAAGGAGAAGGAGATCATGACCGTGTAG
- a CDS encoding cyclodeaminase/cyclohydrolase family protein, with translation MVEDKENILLKDHTVEEFMDVTAGSEPVPGGGSVSALVGGISAALTQMVAGLTIGRKKYAEVDAEMRALVDKVDAIRAELVAGIDRDSEAYARVSEAYKLPKETDWEKGTRSEAIQEATKTAAAVPMEVAKVAFELIPLIETVVMKGNQNAITDGCIAMMSCRLAVLGALLNVRINLGGIKDEAFVKQYADTCDELEKAVEEAEKKILSHTYKQL, from the coding sequence ATGGTAGAAGATAAAGAAAACATCCTTCTAAAGGATCATACAGTAGAGGAGTTCATGGATGTTACCGCTGGTTCTGAACCAGTGCCAGGTGGGGGTAGCGTTTCAGCATTAGTCGGAGGTATCAGTGCTGCACTTACACAGATGGTGGCAGGACTGACAATAGGGAGGAAGAAATATGCTGAGGTAGATGCTGAAATGAGGGCTTTAGTCGATAAGGTTGATGCCATTCGTGCAGAGCTAGTAGCTGGAATTGATAGGGATAGTGAAGCATATGCTAGAGTCTCTGAAGCATATAAGTTGCCTAAAGAAACAGACTGGGAAAAAGGTACACGTTCTGAAGCTATTCAGGAGGCTACTAAGACTGCAGCTGCAGTACCAATGGAGGTAGCTAAGGTAGCTTTCGAGCTGATTCCCCTTATTGAGACTGTCGTGATGAAGGGAAATCAAAATGCTATCACTGATGGATGTATCGCAATGATGAGTTGTCGTTTGGCTGTTCTTGGTGCACTATTGAATGTTAGAATCAATCTTGGTGGTATTAAGGACGAAGCATTTGTTAAGCAATATGCTGATACATGTGATGAATTAGAGAAAGCTGTTGAGGAGGCTGAGAAGAAAATACTTTCACACACTTATAAGCAACTCTAA
- the hutH gene encoding histidine ammonia-lyase, with translation MKVTNIKRTIEGPMTFVIGKEDLRIDELEKLLATQNVKYELAPEAVARIEKCRNYLDEKVERTDHPLYGITTGFGSLCNISISMEDLTTLQENLVKSHACSYGELVPEPVVKLMLILKAHALSLGHSGVQVCTVERIVDMLNNDILPVVFDKGSLGASGDLAPLANLFLPLIGEGEVIYHGERMKSSDAYRNAGLETVTLKSKEGLALLNGTQFMSAHGVYALILGRRAMRAALGVAAISLESFDGLSAPFYHRLHEVRPHEGQQVVSEVMRDLLKGSKLQEKEKSQVQDPYSFRCIPQVIGASYDSWKYVSSVVEREINSVTDNPTIFPEEDVIVSGGNFHGQPLALVYDFLAIAMAEIGNISERRTAQLILGLHDLPEFLVARPGLNSGFMIPQYAAAAMVSRNKMYCFSAASDSIVSSNGQEDHVSMGANAATKLLPLLDNLFAILGIELMNGAQALALRGGEELTSASLQKLYKDFRTVVPKVEDDVVMYTLIDAAAQFVYDYDFKSL, from the coding sequence ATGAAAGTTACTAACATTAAACGAACCATAGAGGGGCCGATGACTTTTGTTATTGGCAAAGAGGATCTGCGGATTGATGAACTCGAAAAACTTTTAGCTACTCAGAATGTAAAGTATGAGTTAGCTCCAGAAGCTGTTGCTCGCATTGAGAAGTGTCGTAATTATCTCGATGAAAAAGTGGAACGTACAGACCATCCACTATATGGTATTACTACTGGTTTTGGCTCCCTTTGTAATATAAGTATTTCTATGGAGGATCTAACGACTCTTCAGGAGAACTTAGTTAAGAGCCATGCTTGTAGCTATGGAGAGCTTGTCCCAGAGCCAGTTGTTAAGCTGATGTTGATCCTTAAGGCACATGCTCTATCCTTAGGACATAGCGGGGTACAGGTTTGTACCGTTGAGCGTATTGTAGATATGCTCAATAATGACATTCTTCCAGTCGTTTTTGATAAGGGTTCCCTTGGTGCTTCTGGCGACCTTGCTCCATTGGCAAATCTTTTCTTACCACTGATAGGAGAGGGTGAGGTGATTTATCATGGTGAGAGAATGAAGTCATCTGATGCCTACCGTAATGCAGGCCTAGAGACTGTTACGCTTAAGAGCAAAGAAGGACTAGCACTATTGAATGGTACTCAGTTTATGAGTGCTCATGGCGTGTATGCTCTCATTTTAGGACGACGTGCGATGCGTGCTGCTCTGGGTGTAGCAGCCATCTCATTAGAGTCATTTGATGGTCTTTCTGCACCATTCTATCATCGACTTCATGAAGTTCGTCCTCACGAGGGACAGCAGGTAGTCTCTGAAGTGATGCGTGATCTATTGAAGGGTAGCAAACTACAGGAAAAAGAAAAGTCACAGGTACAGGATCCTTATTCATTCCGTTGCATACCTCAAGTTATTGGTGCGAGCTATGATAGCTGGAAGTATGTAAGCTCTGTAGTAGAGCGTGAAATTAACTCTGTTACTGATAATCCAACGATCTTCCCTGAGGAGGATGTTATCGTCAGTGGTGGAAACTTCCACGGGCAGCCTCTAGCACTTGTGTATGACTTCTTAGCTATAGCGATGGCTGAGATTGGGAATATCTCAGAGCGTCGTACAGCACAGCTAATTCTTGGCCTTCATGACCTGCCAGAGTTTTTGGTGGCTCGCCCAGGCTTGAATAGTGGTTTCATGATCCCTCAATATGCTGCAGCTGCTATGGTTAGCCGTAATAAAATGTATTGCTTCTCGGCTGCTAGTGACAGTATAGTGAGCTCTAATGGCCAAGAAGACCATGTGTCAATGGGTGCTAATGCCGCCACTAAGTTATTACCTCTTCTGGATAACTTATTTGCTATTCTTGGTATCGAGTTGATGAATGGTGCTCAAGCATTGGCACTACGTGGAGGTGAAGAATTGACCTCTGCATCATTGCAGAAGTTATATAAGGACTTCCGTACTGTAGTACCAAAGGTTGAGGATGATGTAGTGATGTATACATTGATTGATGCCGCAGCTCAGTTTGTGTACGACTACGATTTTAAGTCATTATGA
- the rsgA gene encoding ribosome small subunit-dependent GTPase A: MNDQTGLVVQNTGSLYLVKVGKDFFSCKLKGNFKLNGIRTTNPVAVGDWVTFEMPSENSPEPVGWITQIQPRRNYIIRRSSNLSKQAHILGANLDRTLLVVTVNYPVTSTTFIDRYLATAQAYRVEAALVFNKIDRYDYREHRLLNKLIDLYESIGYRCFKVSAQEGDGIEEVKEYISHGISLISGHSGVGKSTFINALVPDACLRTQAISEAHNVGVHTTTFSEMIPFGDADDNAFLIDTPGIKGFGLIEFAKEEVGHYFPEIFKHSKDCYFNNCTHVHEPKCAVQLAVKAGEVAESRYKSYLSILKDDEDAKYRV; the protein is encoded by the coding sequence ATGAATGACCAAACGGGGCTTGTCGTACAAAACACAGGAAGTCTCTACCTCGTTAAGGTGGGGAAGGACTTTTTCTCGTGTAAATTGAAGGGGAATTTTAAACTGAATGGTATCAGGACTACAAACCCAGTGGCTGTAGGCGACTGGGTGACATTTGAGATGCCTAGTGAAAATTCCCCAGAACCTGTAGGCTGGATTACCCAAATTCAACCTCGACGAAATTATATCATTCGTCGTTCATCAAATCTTTCAAAACAAGCTCATATCCTAGGTGCCAACTTGGATAGGACGCTTTTGGTCGTTACCGTTAACTATCCCGTGACGTCAACAACCTTTATTGATCGTTATCTTGCAACTGCCCAGGCATACCGCGTTGAGGCAGCTCTCGTGTTTAATAAGATAGATAGGTATGATTATAGGGAGCACAGACTCCTGAATAAACTGATAGATCTCTATGAGTCGATTGGCTATCGATGCTTTAAAGTTTCCGCTCAAGAAGGCGACGGAATAGAGGAGGTCAAGGAATATATCTCTCATGGTATCTCTTTGATCTCTGGGCATTCAGGTGTCGGTAAATCCACATTTATTAATGCCCTCGTGCCTGATGCTTGTTTGAGAACCCAAGCAATTTCTGAAGCACATAATGTAGGTGTCCATACGACGACCTTCTCTGAGATGATTCCTTTCGGTGATGCTGATGATAATGCCTTCTTGATAGACACTCCTGGCATCAAGGGTTTTGGATTGATAGAGTTCGCTAAGGAGGAGGTGGGACACTATTTCCCTGAGATATTTAAGCACTCAAAAGATTGCTACTTTAATAATTGTACGCATGTACATGAACCTAAATGTGCAGTGCAGTTGGCAGTCAAAGCTGGGGAAGTAGCCGAGAGCCGGTATAAGAGCTATCTGAGTATCCTTAAGGATGATGAGGATGCTAAGTACCGTGTATAA
- the ftcD gene encoding glutamate formimidoyltransferase, whose protein sequence is MNKIMECVPNFSEGRNKEVMEAILAPLRNKENVILLDYSNDEDHNRMVVTLVGEPEPLKEAVLEAVRVAVDKIDLTKHQGQHPRMGAVDVIPFIPIKNVTKEDAVELSKEVGRIIGEEIGVPVFLYEDSATAPHRQNLAKIRKGEFEGMAEKIKEPEWAPDYGKAERHATAGTVAVGGRMPLVAYNVNLDTPNVEVATAIAKRVRHIGGGLRFVKGMGVDLTERHQSQVSMNLTDFTKTAVYRAHEMVRMEAERYDAEIVGAEIIGLVPKAALEESLAYYLGQEELEDDMPLEQVVSLITYYLRLENFSIQQVLEYKIAKAGA, encoded by the coding sequence ATGAATAAGATTATGGAGTGCGTCCCTAACTTTAGTGAAGGACGTAACAAGGAAGTGATGGAGGCGATTTTAGCTCCTCTGAGAAATAAAGAGAATGTAATCCTTCTGGATTACTCTAATGATGAGGATCACAATCGTATGGTGGTTACTCTAGTAGGCGAGCCAGAACCTCTTAAGGAAGCTGTGCTAGAAGCTGTACGTGTCGCTGTGGATAAGATTGACCTAACCAAACACCAAGGTCAGCACCCACGTATGGGTGCCGTTGACGTCATTCCATTTATTCCTATCAAGAATGTAACCAAGGAAGATGCTGTAGAACTTTCAAAGGAAGTTGGTCGCATCATTGGTGAAGAAATAGGCGTCCCTGTATTCCTTTACGAGGATTCAGCTACTGCTCCTCATCGCCAAAACCTTGCTAAGATCCGTAAGGGTGAATTCGAAGGAATGGCTGAGAAGATCAAAGAACCTGAATGGGCTCCTGACTATGGTAAGGCAGAGCGTCATGCTACTGCTGGTACCGTAGCTGTTGGTGGTCGTATGCCTCTAGTGGCTTATAATGTTAACCTTGATACCCCTAACGTAGAGGTCGCTACAGCTATTGCTAAGCGTGTTCGTCACATCGGCGGCGGTCTTCGTTTTGTGAAGGGTATGGGTGTAGATCTTACTGAACGTCATCAATCTCAGGTGTCTATGAACCTTACAGACTTTACTAAAACTGCGGTTTATCGTGCTCATGAGATGGTACGAATGGAGGCTGAGCGTTATGATGCAGAGATCGTAGGTGCAGAGATTATCGGTCTAGTACCTAAGGCTGCTCTAGAAGAGTCACTTGCATACTATCTAGGTCAGGAGGAGCTAGAGGATGACATGCCACTAGAGCAAGTAGTAAGCTTAATTACTTATTATCTACGTCTTGAAAACTTTAGTATCCAACAAGTACTTGAGTACAAAATAGCTAAGGCTGGAGCTTGA
- the eno gene encoding phosphopyruvate hydratase, which yields MEIISIQGREIIDSRGNPTVEVDVALACGAFGRAAVPSGASTGVNEALELRDGDKGRFGGKGVLKAVENINTVIAPALLGEDASNQRRIDQLMLDMDGTKTKSNLGANAMLGVSLAVAKAAADALGMPLYRYIGGTNARVLPVPMMNIINGGSHSDAPIAFQEFMVRPIGAKNIRQAIQMGAEIFHELKSVLHDRNLTTAVGDEGGFAPSLDGTEDALNCILEAIKRAGYKAGEQVTIALDCAASEFYSDGTYDYTKFEGETGAKRNREEQVAYLTELINKFPIDSIEDGMSEDDWDGWRMLTEAIGDKCQLVGDDLFVTNVEFLRKGIVQKSANSILIKVNQIGTLTETLDAIEMAQRHGFTTITSHRSGETEDTTIADIAVATNSGQIKTGSMSRSDRMAKYNQLIRIEEELGDIACYGYEKLI from the coding sequence ATGGAAATTATTAGTATTCAAGGTCGTGAGATTATTGACTCACGAGGAAATCCAACAGTAGAAGTGGATGTAGCACTCGCATGTGGTGCTTTTGGTAGAGCAGCTGTTCCAAGTGGAGCCTCTACAGGTGTAAATGAAGCGCTTGAACTCCGAGATGGAGACAAAGGTCGCTTTGGTGGTAAAGGTGTTCTCAAGGCTGTTGAGAATATCAATACTGTGATTGCTCCGGCTCTTTTAGGCGAGGATGCCAGTAATCAACGTCGTATCGATCAATTAATGCTTGATATGGACGGAACAAAGACTAAGAGCAATTTAGGAGCTAATGCTATGCTTGGGGTCTCATTGGCTGTGGCTAAGGCTGCTGCAGATGCACTTGGGATGCCTCTTTATCGTTATATCGGTGGTACAAATGCACGTGTATTGCCAGTCCCAATGATGAATATCATCAACGGTGGCTCTCACTCTGATGCACCTATTGCATTCCAAGAGTTTATGGTTCGTCCTATTGGAGCTAAGAATATACGCCAAGCTATTCAGATGGGGGCTGAGATTTTCCACGAACTTAAGAGTGTACTACATGATAGGAACTTAACAACAGCCGTTGGTGACGAAGGTGGTTTTGCTCCTTCTTTAGATGGTACAGAAGATGCTCTTAATTGTATCTTAGAGGCTATTAAGCGTGCTGGATACAAAGCAGGAGAGCAAGTTACTATCGCTCTAGACTGTGCAGCAAGTGAGTTCTATTCTGATGGTACATATGATTATACTAAGTTTGAGGGAGAGACTGGTGCTAAGCGTAATCGTGAAGAGCAAGTCGCTTACCTAACAGAGTTGATCAATAAGTTCCCTATTGATTCTATTGAGGATGGAATGTCTGAGGACGATTGGGACGGTTGGAGAATGCTTACTGAAGCTATTGGTGATAAGTGCCAATTAGTAGGTGATGACCTATTCGTTACTAATGTAGAGTTCTTGAGAAAAGGTATTGTACAGAAGAGTGCCAATTCTATCTTGATTAAAGTCAATCAGATCGGTACACTTACTGAAACTCTAGATGCTATTGAGATGGCTCAGCGTCATGGATTCACTACTATCACTAGCCACCGTTCAGGTGAGACAGAGGATACCACTATTGCTGATATTGCTGTGGCTACCAATTCAGGTCAGATCAAGACTGGATCTATGAGCCGTTCAGATCGTATGGCTAAGTACAATCAATTGATTCGTATTGAAGAGGAGCTTGGTGACATCGCATGCTATGGATATGAGAAGTTAATCTAA
- a CDS encoding TlpA disulfide reductase family protein: MKKIVLFASILAIALAGCKGSKEEFKLTATNLPAELEGQYAYIYDDAREVVDSVMITNGTVSYTDEVALDKAYTMTIGGQPITFVKENGEFKFDMVTEEEGATPTLKCVSSPENSLYGKVVAMQDELKESLDPIYNRYQNVVSEIKENPELENEKIAEIEAIQNEYVTKANEIAKRYFEENKDNFVGLQAFRQIQFESNAEMMAAYESAGDLIKNNAPIKEQYEKAISAEKTKVGASFVDFDMVNGEGETVALSSFREEGKYLLVDFFASWCGPCKASMPTLKELDKNFSSKGLVTVSIATWDKVADYTKAVEEHGITWANIIDTESTGATVYGVAGVPTFILFSPEGEILVRTHDVNDVKSKLEELTSL; the protein is encoded by the coding sequence ATGAAGAAAATTGTATTATTTGCTTCCATCTTAGCCATAGCATTGGCAGGATGTAAGGGAAGTAAAGAAGAATTTAAATTAACAGCAACAAACCTTCCTGCTGAGTTAGAGGGTCAATATGCTTACATCTACGACGATGCAAGAGAGGTAGTGGACTCTGTGATGATTACTAACGGAACTGTTAGTTACACTGACGAGGTAGCCCTTGACAAGGCATATACAATGACCATTGGCGGACAACCTATCACTTTCGTTAAGGAAAATGGTGAGTTTAAGTTTGACATGGTAACAGAAGAAGAGGGTGCTACTCCTACTCTAAAATGCGTTAGCTCACCAGAGAATAGCCTTTACGGTAAGGTGGTTGCGATGCAAGATGAGCTAAAGGAATCATTAGACCCTATCTACAATCGTTACCAAAATGTCGTTTCTGAAATCAAGGAAAACCCAGAACTTGAAAATGAGAAGATTGCTGAAATTGAAGCTATCCAAAACGAATATGTAACTAAGGCTAACGAAATTGCAAAGCGTTATTTCGAAGAAAACAAGGACAACTTCGTGGGGCTACAAGCTTTCCGTCAAATCCAATTCGAATCTAATGCTGAGATGATGGCAGCTTATGAATCAGCAGGTGACCTTATCAAAAATAATGCTCCTATCAAAGAGCAATACGAAAAGGCTATCTCAGCTGAAAAGACAAAAGTCGGTGCATCATTCGTTGACTTTGACATGGTAAATGGTGAGGGTGAAACAGTAGCTCTAAGTAGCTTCCGTGAAGAGGGTAAGTACCTTCTTGTAGACTTCTTTGCTTCTTGGTGTGGTCCTTGCAAGGCTTCAATGCCTACTCTTAAAGAACTTGATAAGAACTTCTCTTCTAAGGGTCTAGTAACTGTAAGTATCGCAACATGGGATAAGGTAGCAGACTACACTAAGGCAGTGGAAGAGCACGGTATCACATGGGCAAACATCATCGATACAGAAAGCACTGGTGCTACTGTTTATGGCGTAGCTGGTGTTCCTACTTTCATCCTATTCTCTCCAGAAGGTGAGATCCTAGTACGTACTCACGACGTTAACGATGTCAAGAGCAAGTTGGAAGAACTAACATCTCTATAA
- the hutI gene encoding imidazolonepropionase → MKSLRDKNVGNVYIHNIGQLVTMAGSPRRGASEMGNIGIVEGPAVLVIQEGLVTYAGPEEGAPAISTGEERIDAKGGCVIPGFVDSHTHLVFGGFREDEFQWRLAGESYMSIMERGGGIASTTKATRGGSKEELTNSALRHLDAMLSMGVTTVEAKSGYGMDHDTEIRQLEVTQELNKRHPISLSSTYMGAHDTPLEYAGRPSEYIDFIIREMLPLVKERDLAECVDIFTEKNVFEHEDTRKLLKAATEMGFKVKMHADEIVPIGGAQLAAELGCLSADHLLKISEEGINALANSETVATCLPLTAFSLMDDYAPARAMIDAGCCVAVASDLNPGSCFSASVPLLIALSTIYMKMTVEETIAAMTINAAKAINRASEIGSLEVGKVGDAVILKYPSYKFLSYHFGMNLVDTTIKAGIPYKFK, encoded by the coding sequence ATGAAGAGCCTTAGAGATAAAAATGTAGGCAATGTCTATATCCACAATATAGGGCAGCTGGTCACGATGGCCGGCTCGCCCCGTCGTGGAGCTTCTGAAATGGGAAACATCGGCATAGTCGAAGGACCAGCTGTGCTTGTTATTCAAGAAGGGCTTGTTACATATGCAGGTCCAGAAGAAGGTGCCCCTGCAATTTCTACAGGAGAGGAGCGTATAGACGCTAAAGGAGGCTGTGTTATTCCAGGCTTTGTGGATAGTCATACCCATCTCGTTTTTGGTGGGTTCCGTGAAGATGAGTTTCAGTGGAGATTGGCTGGTGAGAGCTATATGAGCATCATGGAGCGTGGTGGTGGTATAGCGAGCACTACTAAGGCGACACGCGGAGGCTCTAAGGAAGAACTGACTAATAGTGCACTTCGTCACCTTGATGCTATGCTTAGTATGGGTGTTACCACGGTAGAAGCAAAGAGTGGCTATGGTATGGATCATGATACTGAGATTCGTCAGTTGGAAGTGACTCAGGAGCTGAATAAACGCCATCCTATATCTCTGTCAAGTACTTATATGGGAGCTCATGATACTCCTCTGGAGTATGCTGGACGTCCATCAGAGTATATAGACTTCATCATTCGTGAGATGCTCCCTTTGGTTAAGGAGCGTGATTTAGCTGAATGTGTCGATATCTTTACAGAGAAAAATGTCTTTGAGCATGAGGATACTCGTAAACTGCTTAAGGCTGCTACAGAGATGGGCTTCAAGGTGAAGATGCATGCTGATGAGATTGTACCGATAGGTGGTGCTCAATTGGCTGCAGAGCTGGGTTGTTTGTCAGCTGACCACCTTCTGAAGATTTCTGAAGAGGGGATCAACGCATTGGCGAATAGTGAGACCGTTGCTACTTGCCTTCCATTGACTGCCTTCTCCTTGATGGATGATTACGCACCTGCTAGAGCGATGATAGACGCGGGATGCTGTGTCGCTGTGGCTTCAGACCTTAATCCCGGTAGTTGCTTTAGTGCATCTGTACCTTTATTGATTGCACTTTCTACCATTTATATGAAGATGACTGTAGAAGAAACGATTGCGGCGATGACTATCAATGCTGCAAAAGCTATTAATAGGGCATCAGAGATTGGTAGTCTAGAGGTCGGTAAGGTAGGGGATGCTGTCATTTTGAAGTATCCTTCATATAAGTTTTTGAGTTATCACTTTGGGATGAATCTAGTAGATACTACTATCAAAGCAGGTATCCCATATAAGTTTAAGTAA
- a CDS encoding urocanate hydratase, which translates to MSNSKFVLDSKLPDYPKFEEGIRRAPDRGYRLTVEQTKTALRNALRYIPEELHEKLAPEFLEELRTRGKIYGYRYRPEGNLNAKTIDEYKGKCIEAKAFQVMIDNNLCFDVALYPYELVTYGETGQVFQNWMQYRVVKKYLEEMTDHQTLVLESGHPLGLFESKPEAPRVIITNSMMVGLYDNIHDWEVAAQMGVANYGQMTAGGWMYIGPQGIVHGTYNTLLNAGRQRLGIGADGNLAGKLFVSSGLGGMSGAQPKAADIAGATSIIAEVDESRIMTRYNQGWVKHIARSLDEAFEMAKKGLESKKPTSIAYLGNIVDLLEYAVEHDIHIELLSDQTSCHAVYEGGYCPVSLSFDERTRLLKEDRKKFEEEVNKGLRRHYEVIKKLVAKGTYFFDYGNAFMKSVFDAGVNEISKNGYDDKDGFIWPSYVEDIMGPELFDYGYGPFRWVCLSGKHEDLIKTDHAAMECIDPDRRAQDRDNYVWIRDAEKNQLVVGTQARILYQDALGRMNIALKFNEMVRNGEVGPIMLGRDHHDVSGTDSPFRETSNIKDGSNVMADMAVQCFAGNCARGMSLVALHNGGGVGIGKAINGGFGMVCDGSERVDRILRSSMLWDVMGGVARRSWARNQNAMETSKDFNQSHSEGYHITIPFLVKDELIDDLVK; encoded by the coding sequence ATGAGTAATAGTAAATTTGTATTGGATAGTAAGTTACCAGACTATCCAAAGTTTGAAGAAGGTATCCGTAGAGCTCCAGATAGAGGTTATCGCCTGACTGTTGAGCAAACTAAAACCGCATTGCGTAACGCACTCCGTTATATCCCTGAGGAGCTGCATGAAAAGCTAGCCCCTGAATTTTTAGAGGAGCTACGTACTCGTGGTAAAATCTATGGCTATCGTTATCGTCCTGAAGGTAATCTTAATGCTAAAACTATTGATGAATACAAAGGTAAGTGTATAGAGGCGAAGGCTTTTCAGGTAATGATTGATAATAACCTTTGCTTCGATGTAGCACTATACCCTTATGAATTGGTGACTTATGGTGAGACAGGGCAGGTTTTCCAAAACTGGATGCAGTACAGAGTAGTCAAGAAGTACCTTGAAGAGATGACTGACCATCAGACTTTAGTCTTAGAGAGTGGTCACCCGCTTGGGCTTTTTGAAAGTAAACCAGAAGCACCTAGAGTAATCATTACTAACTCCATGATGGTGGGGCTTTATGATAATATTCATGACTGGGAAGTGGCTGCACAGATGGGTGTCGCCAACTACGGCCAGATGACTGCTGGTGGTTGGATGTATATTGGACCACAAGGTATCGTTCATGGTACTTATAATACCCTCTTGAATGCTGGTCGCCAACGTCTAGGTATTGGTGCTGATGGCAACCTTGCCGGTAAGTTATTCGTTTCATCTGGATTAGGTGGTATGAGTGGAGCTCAACCTAAAGCTGCAGATATCGCAGGTGCGACATCTATCATTGCTGAGGTGGATGAGTCTCGTATCATGACTAGATATAATCAGGGTTGGGTTAAGCATATTGCTCGCTCACTTGATGAAGCTTTTGAGATGGCTAAGAAAGGGTTGGAAAGTAAGAAGCCAACCTCTATCGCATACCTCGGTAACATAGTGGATCTATTGGAATACGCTGTTGAGCATGATATCCATATCGAGTTACTTTCAGACCAAACTAGCTGTCATGCTGTTTATGAAGGAGGTTATTGTCCAGTATCTCTGAGCTTCGATGAGCGTACCCGCTTGCTGAAGGAAGATCGTAAGAAGTTCGAAGAGGAGGTTAATAAGGGACTTCGTCGTCACTATGAAGTGATTAAGAAGCTCGTAGCTAAGGGGACATACTTCTTTGATTATGGTAATGCCTTTATGAAGTCTGTCTTCGATGCTGGGGTTAATGAGATCTCCAAGAATGGCTATGATGATAAGGATGGATTTATCTGGCCTAGCTATGTAGAGGATATTATGGGTCCAGAGCTATTTGATTACGGTTATGGTCCATTCCGTTGGGTTTGCCTAAGTGGTAAGCATGAGGATCTAATCAAGACCGACCATGCTGCTATGGAGTGCATTGATCCAGATAGACGTGCACAGGATCGTGATAATTATGTGTGGATCCGTGATGCCGAGAAGAATCAATTAGTGGTGGGTACTCAAGCTCGTATTCTATATCAGGATGCTTTGGGTAGAATGAACATCGCACTCAAATTCAATGAAATGGTTCGTAATGGAGAGGTTGGTCCTATTATGTTAGGTCGTGACCATCACGATGTGAGTGGTACAGACTCCCCATTCCGTGAAACCTCTAACATCAAGGATGGCTCTAACGTTATGGCAGATATGGCCGTGCAGTGCTTCGCTGGAAACTGTGCGAGAGGTATGAGCCTAGTGGCACTCCACAATGGTGGCGGTGTTGGTATCGGTAAAGCTATCAATGGTGGTTTTGGTATGGTCTGTGATGGTTCTGAGAGAGTGGATCGTATCTTACGCTCTTCAATGCTGTGGGACGTTATGGGCGGTGTCGCTCGTAGATCTTGGGCTCGCAATCAGAATGCGATGGAGACCTCGAAGGACTTTAATCAATCCCATAGTGAGGGATACCATATCACAATTCCATTCCTAGTTAAGGATGAATTGATTGATGACTTAGTAAAGTAA